The Trichosurus vulpecula isolate mTriVul1 chromosome 4, mTriVul1.pri, whole genome shotgun sequence genome contains a region encoding:
- the NDUFB3 gene encoding NADH dehydrogenase [ubiquinone] 1 beta subcomplex subunit 3, producing the protein MAHGHEHGHGHEKIELPDYKQWKIEGTPLQRVQDRLAKQGLRDPWGRNEAWRYMGRFGKPATLWAALSRGFKWGFGAFLVAVGVEYFLTAPKNEEEHASKH; encoded by the exons ATGGCACATGGACATGAGCATGGACATGGTCATGAAAAAATTGAACTCCCTGATTACAAACAGTGGAAGATAGAAGGAACACCACTACAGCGAGTCCAGGACAGGTTGGCTAAGCAAGGTCTCAGGGATCCATGGGGCCG CAATGAAGCTTGGCGATACATGGGTCGTTTTGGAAAACCTGCTACTTTGTGGGCTGCTTTGTCAAGAGGATTCAAATGGGGTTTTGGAGCATTTTTAGTAGCTGTTGGAGTAGAATATTTCCTAACTGCCCCAAAGAATGAGGAGGAACATGCTTCTAAACACTAA